A section of the Oncorhynchus keta strain PuntledgeMale-10-30-2019 chromosome 15, Oket_V2, whole genome shotgun sequence genome encodes:
- the LOC118377401 gene encoding arf-GAP domain and FG repeat-containing protein 1-like isoform X2 produces MATSAKRKQEETHLKMLREMTSQPPNRKCFDCDQRGPTYANMTVGSFVCTTCSGILRGLNPPHRVKSISMTTFTLQEIEFLQKHTNEVCKHIWLGLYDDKTLVVPDFREPQKVKEFLQEKYEKKRWYVPPDQARTVAMAQASKSGSSASSTASTPEVQPLRTLQLNKTPPTRQSPMVVRSLAHPIVQEKKFDLLTDLGGDIFAALPSQAASNANFANFANFPSQSVTKVNSKADFANFEMFGNSGVPPHFRTSPPSQSFASGRGVPVPSAAGAVPAQSQLGTSAEDRYAALAELDNELSSSAPTGSSVQGNLFGAVLGTSPAQTQPVLPNMQQGFGAVSSNNPFVAAAAPDMATNPFQTNGIAPAAASFGTGSMSMPAGFGNASSYCLPTSFSGTFQQPFPGQAPYPQPGAYQPQQPNGPGGYTVYGQTKLSMTPFGQLMAGPGMTNNPFMAGAPAGSYPSGSSNTNPFL; encoded by the exons ATGGCGACGAGTGCGAAGCGAAAACAAGAAGAGACGCATCTTAAGATGCTCCGGGAAATGACTAGCCAGCCCCCGAATAGGAAGTGCTTTGATTGCGACCAGCGCGGCCCGACTTATGCCAACATGACAGTGGGTTCCTTCGTCTGTACCACCTGTTCTGGCATCCT acGAGGCCTGAATCCCCCCCACAGAGTGAAGTCCATCTCTATGACCACCTTCACACTACAGGAAATTGAATTCTTACAGAAACACACCAATGAG GTTTGCAAACACATCTGGTTGGGGCTGTACGATGACAAGACATTGGTTGTTCCAGACTTCCGTGAACCACAGAAAGTAAAAGAATTCCTCCAGGAAAAATATGAGAAGAAAAGATG GTACGTCCCTCCAGACCAGGCGAGGACGGTAGCCATGGCCCAGGCCTCCAAGTCGGGCTCCTCAGCCAGCAGCACAGCCAGCACCCCAGAGGTCCAGCCCCTGAGAACCCTGCAGCTCAACAAGACCCCCCCAACACGTCAG TCCCCGATGGTGGTTCGTTCCCTGGCCCATCCCATAGTTCAGGAAAAGAAGTTTGACCTCCTTACAGACCTGGGTGGAGACATCTTTGCCGCTCTGCCCTCTCAGGCTGCCAGCAACGCCAATTTTGCCAACTTTGCTAATTTCCCCAGCCAATCAG TGACTAAGGTTAACTCAAAAGCTGACTTTGCCAACTTTGAGATGTTTGGGAACTCTGGAGTACCTCCGCATTTCAGGACCTCACCCCCCTCTCAGTCGTTTGCGTCAG gGCGAGGTGTCCCAGTGCCGTCAGCGGCTGGTGCTGTACCAGCCCAGTCCCAGCTGGGCACCTCGGCAGAGGACCGCTACGCTGCCCTGGCTGAGCTGGACAACGAGCTGAGCTCCTCTGCCCCCACAGGGAGTAGTGTCCAGGG GAATTTGTTTGGAGCTGTGTTGGGAACCTCGCCTGCCCAGACTCAGCCAGTCTTACCCAACATGCAGCAAGGCTTTGGAG CCGTCTCGTCCAATAACCCatttgttgctgctgctgccccGGATATGGCCACCAACCCCTTCCAGACCAATGGTATAGCACCGGCcgcag CCTCGTTTGGCACAGGCTCTATGAGTATGCCTGCTGGCTTTGGGAATGCCTCCTCTTACTGCCTCCCGACCAGTTTTAGTGGGACCTTCCAGCAGCCCTTCCCTGGCCAGGCCCCTTACCCCCAGCCGGGGGCCTACCAACCCCAACAACCTAATG GCCCTGGTGGATATACAGTCTATGGACAGACCAAGCTCTCCATGACCCCCTTTGGGCAGCTCATGGCTGGTCCTGGGATGACCAATAACCCATTTATGG CGGGAGCCCCGGCCGGATCCTACCCCTCTGGAAGCTCCAACACCAACCCCTTCCTGTAG
- the LOC118377401 gene encoding arf-GAP domain and FG repeat-containing protein 1-like isoform X3: MATSAKRKQEETHLKMLREMTSQPPNRKCFDCDQRGPTYANMTVGSFVCTTCSGILRGLNPPHRVKSISMTTFTLQEIEFLQKHTNEVCKHIWLGLYDDKTLVVPDFREPQKVKEFLQEKYEKKRWYVPPDQARTVAMAQASKSGSSASSTASTPEVQPLRTLQLNKTPPTRQSPMVVRSLAHPIVQEKKFDLLTDLGGDIFAALPSQAASNANFANFANFPSQSGRGVPVPSAAGAVPAQSQLGTSAEDRYAALAELDNELSSSAPTGSSVQGESRNLFGAVLGTSPAQTQPVLPNMQQGFGAVSSNNPFVAAAAPDMATNPFQTNGIAPAAASFGTGSMSMPAGFGNASSYCLPTSFSGTFQQPFPGQAPYPQPGAYQPQQPNGPGGYTVYGQTKLSMTPFGQLMAGPGMTNNPFMAGAPAGSYPSGSSNTNPFL; the protein is encoded by the exons ATGGCGACGAGTGCGAAGCGAAAACAAGAAGAGACGCATCTTAAGATGCTCCGGGAAATGACTAGCCAGCCCCCGAATAGGAAGTGCTTTGATTGCGACCAGCGCGGCCCGACTTATGCCAACATGACAGTGGGTTCCTTCGTCTGTACCACCTGTTCTGGCATCCT acGAGGCCTGAATCCCCCCCACAGAGTGAAGTCCATCTCTATGACCACCTTCACACTACAGGAAATTGAATTCTTACAGAAACACACCAATGAG GTTTGCAAACACATCTGGTTGGGGCTGTACGATGACAAGACATTGGTTGTTCCAGACTTCCGTGAACCACAGAAAGTAAAAGAATTCCTCCAGGAAAAATATGAGAAGAAAAGATG GTACGTCCCTCCAGACCAGGCGAGGACGGTAGCCATGGCCCAGGCCTCCAAGTCGGGCTCCTCAGCCAGCAGCACAGCCAGCACCCCAGAGGTCCAGCCCCTGAGAACCCTGCAGCTCAACAAGACCCCCCCAACACGTCAG TCCCCGATGGTGGTTCGTTCCCTGGCCCATCCCATAGTTCAGGAAAAGAAGTTTGACCTCCTTACAGACCTGGGTGGAGACATCTTTGCCGCTCTGCCCTCTCAGGCTGCCAGCAACGCCAATTTTGCCAACTTTGCTAATTTCCCCAGCCAATCAG gGCGAGGTGTCCCAGTGCCGTCAGCGGCTGGTGCTGTACCAGCCCAGTCCCAGCTGGGCACCTCGGCAGAGGACCGCTACGCTGCCCTGGCTGAGCTGGACAACGAGCTGAGCTCCTCTGCCCCCACAGGGAGTAGTGTCCAGGG TGAATCTAGGAATTTGTTTGGAGCTGTGTTGGGAACCTCGCCTGCCCAGACTCAGCCAGTCTTACCCAACATGCAGCAAGGCTTTGGAG CCGTCTCGTCCAATAACCCatttgttgctgctgctgccccGGATATGGCCACCAACCCCTTCCAGACCAATGGTATAGCACCGGCcgcag CCTCGTTTGGCACAGGCTCTATGAGTATGCCTGCTGGCTTTGGGAATGCCTCCTCTTACTGCCTCCCGACCAGTTTTAGTGGGACCTTCCAGCAGCCCTTCCCTGGCCAGGCCCCTTACCCCCAGCCGGGGGCCTACCAACCCCAACAACCTAATG GCCCTGGTGGATATACAGTCTATGGACAGACCAAGCTCTCCATGACCCCCTTTGGGCAGCTCATGGCTGGTCCTGGGATGACCAATAACCCATTTATGG CGGGAGCCCCGGCCGGATCCTACCCCTCTGGAAGCTCCAACACCAACCCCTTCCTGTAG
- the LOC118377402 gene encoding mitochondrial fission factor homolog A-like isoform X1, whose protein sequence is MLFNNSALQIYMNHLHLDRDIYEIHFSSKSRTKKVSPRPVWMSVATFPSSSSEEAEMNRIHYELQYTEGISQRMRIPDTLKVAPENQHGLLSQPLAPHMMHVPERIVIAGDDGDSRYSRPRDLDLIQSIPPVDLLDMKAPPRVLTLNEHSLDSLETDQAPTPQAYANQGVHSRLLRERTVSDNTSIRQSGPANRTHVSVTLSPVAPPLRACPPLCTPEDVVNLQYSAGGLLSYIQCTTRRAYQQVLEVLEVDIHRRAGHLTLDMDMTPDDSGLVDASSLRRQIVKLNRRLQLLEEENKERSKREVILYSATVAFWLINTWIWFRR, encoded by the exons ATGCTGTTCAACAATTCAGCGTTGCAAATTTATATG AACCACTTGCATCTGGACCGGGACATTTATGAGATACACTTTTCTTCCAAATCGAGAACAAAGAAAGTATCGCCAAGACCAG TCTGGATGAGTGTGGCaaccttcccctcttcctcttcggAAGAGGCAGAGATGAATCGGATCCATTATGAGCTGCAGTACACCGAGGGTATCAGCCAACGCATGCGCATCCCCGACACACTCAAAGTGGCCCCCGAAAACCAACATGGGCTGCTGTCTCAGCCCCTGGCCCCCCACATGATGCATGTACCAGAGAGGATCGTGATAGCAG GGGACGATGGGGACTCCCGTTACTCCCGGCCCAGAGACCTAGACCTGATCCAGTCCATTCCTCCTGTGGATTTACTGGACATGAAGGCGCCCCCACGCGTCCTCACCCTCAACGAACATTCCCTGGACTCCCTGGAGACGGACCAGGCTCCCACACCACAGGCCTACGCCAACCAGGGG GTCCACTCTCGGTTGCTGAGGGAGCGCACAGTGAGCGATAACACCAGCATCCGCCAGAGCGGCCCGGCCAACAGAACCCACGTAAG tgtaACCCTGTCCCCCGTCGCCCCCCCTCTCCGTGCCTGTCCCCCACTGTGTACCCCTGAGGACGTggtgaacctacagtacagtgcTGGAGGGTTGTTGTCCTATATCCAATGCACCACGCGCCGGGCCTACCAGCAGGTCCTCGAGGTCCTGGAGGTCGACATCCACCGCAG GGCTGGTCACTTGACCCTCGACATGGACATGACCCCTGACGATTCAGGCTTAGTGGACGCCTCGTCACTACGGCGACAG ATTGTGAAGCTGAACCGACGTCTCCAGCTACTGGAGGAGGAGAACAAGGAGCGCTCCAAGCGAGAGGTGATTCTCTACTCCGCCACCGTGGCGTTCTGGCTCATCAATACCTGGATCTGGTTCCGGCGTTAG
- the LOC118377402 gene encoding mitochondrial fission factor homolog A-like isoform X2: protein MSVATFPSSSSEEAEMNRIHYELQYTEGISQRMRIPDTLKVAPENQHGLLSQPLAPHMMHVPERIVIAGDDGDSRYSRPRDLDLIQSIPPVDLLDMKAPPRVLTLNEHSLDSLETDQAPTPQAYANQGVHSRLLRERTVSDNTSIRQSGPANRTHVSVTLSPVAPPLRACPPLCTPEDVVNLQYSAGGLLSYIQCTTRRAYQQVLEVLEVDIHRRAGHLTLDMDMTPDDSGLVDASSLRRQIVKLNRRLQLLEEENKERSKREVILYSATVAFWLINTWIWFRR, encoded by the exons ATGAGTGTGGCaaccttcccctcttcctcttcggAAGAGGCAGAGATGAATCGGATCCATTATGAGCTGCAGTACACCGAGGGTATCAGCCAACGCATGCGCATCCCCGACACACTCAAAGTGGCCCCCGAAAACCAACATGGGCTGCTGTCTCAGCCCCTGGCCCCCCACATGATGCATGTACCAGAGAGGATCGTGATAGCAG GGGACGATGGGGACTCCCGTTACTCCCGGCCCAGAGACCTAGACCTGATCCAGTCCATTCCTCCTGTGGATTTACTGGACATGAAGGCGCCCCCACGCGTCCTCACCCTCAACGAACATTCCCTGGACTCCCTGGAGACGGACCAGGCTCCCACACCACAGGCCTACGCCAACCAGGGG GTCCACTCTCGGTTGCTGAGGGAGCGCACAGTGAGCGATAACACCAGCATCCGCCAGAGCGGCCCGGCCAACAGAACCCACGTAAG tgtaACCCTGTCCCCCGTCGCCCCCCCTCTCCGTGCCTGTCCCCCACTGTGTACCCCTGAGGACGTggtgaacctacagtacagtgcTGGAGGGTTGTTGTCCTATATCCAATGCACCACGCGCCGGGCCTACCAGCAGGTCCTCGAGGTCCTGGAGGTCGACATCCACCGCAG GGCTGGTCACTTGACCCTCGACATGGACATGACCCCTGACGATTCAGGCTTAGTGGACGCCTCGTCACTACGGCGACAG ATTGTGAAGCTGAACCGACGTCTCCAGCTACTGGAGGAGGAGAACAAGGAGCGCTCCAAGCGAGAGGTGATTCTCTACTCCGCCACCGTGGCGTTCTGGCTCATCAATACCTGGATCTGGTTCCGGCGTTAG
- the LOC118377401 gene encoding arf-GAP domain and FG repeat-containing protein 1-like isoform X1, whose protein sequence is MATSAKRKQEETHLKMLREMTSQPPNRKCFDCDQRGPTYANMTVGSFVCTTCSGILRGLNPPHRVKSISMTTFTLQEIEFLQKHTNEVCKHIWLGLYDDKTLVVPDFREPQKVKEFLQEKYEKKRWYVPPDQARTVAMAQASKSGSSASSTASTPEVQPLRTLQLNKTPPTRQSPMVVRSLAHPIVQEKKFDLLTDLGGDIFAALPSQAASNANFANFANFPSQSVTKVNSKADFANFEMFGNSGVPPHFRTSPPSQSFASGRGVPVPSAAGAVPAQSQLGTSAEDRYAALAELDNELSSSAPTGSSVQGESRNLFGAVLGTSPAQTQPVLPNMQQGFGAVSSNNPFVAAAAPDMATNPFQTNGIAPAAASFGTGSMSMPAGFGNASSYCLPTSFSGTFQQPFPGQAPYPQPGAYQPQQPNGPGGYTVYGQTKLSMTPFGQLMAGPGMTNNPFMAGAPAGSYPSGSSNTNPFL, encoded by the exons ATGGCGACGAGTGCGAAGCGAAAACAAGAAGAGACGCATCTTAAGATGCTCCGGGAAATGACTAGCCAGCCCCCGAATAGGAAGTGCTTTGATTGCGACCAGCGCGGCCCGACTTATGCCAACATGACAGTGGGTTCCTTCGTCTGTACCACCTGTTCTGGCATCCT acGAGGCCTGAATCCCCCCCACAGAGTGAAGTCCATCTCTATGACCACCTTCACACTACAGGAAATTGAATTCTTACAGAAACACACCAATGAG GTTTGCAAACACATCTGGTTGGGGCTGTACGATGACAAGACATTGGTTGTTCCAGACTTCCGTGAACCACAGAAAGTAAAAGAATTCCTCCAGGAAAAATATGAGAAGAAAAGATG GTACGTCCCTCCAGACCAGGCGAGGACGGTAGCCATGGCCCAGGCCTCCAAGTCGGGCTCCTCAGCCAGCAGCACAGCCAGCACCCCAGAGGTCCAGCCCCTGAGAACCCTGCAGCTCAACAAGACCCCCCCAACACGTCAG TCCCCGATGGTGGTTCGTTCCCTGGCCCATCCCATAGTTCAGGAAAAGAAGTTTGACCTCCTTACAGACCTGGGTGGAGACATCTTTGCCGCTCTGCCCTCTCAGGCTGCCAGCAACGCCAATTTTGCCAACTTTGCTAATTTCCCCAGCCAATCAG TGACTAAGGTTAACTCAAAAGCTGACTTTGCCAACTTTGAGATGTTTGGGAACTCTGGAGTACCTCCGCATTTCAGGACCTCACCCCCCTCTCAGTCGTTTGCGTCAG gGCGAGGTGTCCCAGTGCCGTCAGCGGCTGGTGCTGTACCAGCCCAGTCCCAGCTGGGCACCTCGGCAGAGGACCGCTACGCTGCCCTGGCTGAGCTGGACAACGAGCTGAGCTCCTCTGCCCCCACAGGGAGTAGTGTCCAGGG TGAATCTAGGAATTTGTTTGGAGCTGTGTTGGGAACCTCGCCTGCCCAGACTCAGCCAGTCTTACCCAACATGCAGCAAGGCTTTGGAG CCGTCTCGTCCAATAACCCatttgttgctgctgctgccccGGATATGGCCACCAACCCCTTCCAGACCAATGGTATAGCACCGGCcgcag CCTCGTTTGGCACAGGCTCTATGAGTATGCCTGCTGGCTTTGGGAATGCCTCCTCTTACTGCCTCCCGACCAGTTTTAGTGGGACCTTCCAGCAGCCCTTCCCTGGCCAGGCCCCTTACCCCCAGCCGGGGGCCTACCAACCCCAACAACCTAATG GCCCTGGTGGATATACAGTCTATGGACAGACCAAGCTCTCCATGACCCCCTTTGGGCAGCTCATGGCTGGTCCTGGGATGACCAATAACCCATTTATGG CGGGAGCCCCGGCCGGATCCTACCCCTCTGGAAGCTCCAACACCAACCCCTTCCTGTAG